Proteins co-encoded in one Flavobacterium fluviale genomic window:
- a CDS encoding peptidoglycan-binding domain-containing protein, translated as MSDFKIIGNSNPLVGKEEFYTINSFQQDIFSSQQTIFNNSFEQPIKWEVYVLEHGRWRKTKENDKTGKKVSYTFLQKSLTRDGIRILARRGDDVTRLSITPHPAEKPKIESIELLDKNGQKPVKTLSYGQTLKARVHCLHMEKQKIFVTLWEDDAIGAGHNKANEKNIIQTLSGIVKNGKADVEFLLRPSFAKITNKSKDEGAIHEYYVTTDFNKDKIASNNVNINDLDAPVATYKSKVSIQKSAPAKPKTSSTEPVQSKTKTLPSGSSSTSKTKAEITNVHFTDTAGHAISGVFKDKQIKVWIDSNGLIDKEIRLKLYDEDGISDDLLFDEKFIIKSNIYSVVVPLNQIPRSKGGGYWGEGAEQELFADVEILQTKDHTKSEVVDVDAKVFKPDPVEQTNKVAKICEGAKNNGKNCGEKYCIKKGDKSELIREINIRLAGFGGNVPTNEFTDRTEKMIKQFQRDYMKVSETGKVCGNVLRAIDDFQNKFPIDFTEAKCKCGKCTGFGDASNKGKYSDKNIEAFHKYEYPGIHRSLLSSLRSVKFYLTKDGRYSFNKINSGYRCRFHPEYLKKATTNHMGKALDLHFNNKNGRTKKTTDMEIIRKDIFNKYLDAKWDWKTRNIFNLESSAIGAVTWVHYDVREFDSVYLSDDLFVKNVNDLNGKSIVALATELGFVKTCNCLAEYSVIMNEKNTFKSKKYKWAHSEFGNLIAMKESSDNYNICNKTKGGYQLINNVKVVELTIEEVQKKQKDRDLFAVGRYQLIPNTLNDAVDKLTLDIDQKLDDEMQDKIFDEYLITVKRPNIIAYLENDGSVEDAMYASAMEWASIGVQKGKRISDKLVKNDNKITKTIRYAEGGESYYAGDGLNKAHITPEQIKTTLINSKNENR; from the coding sequence ATGTCAGATTTTAAAATAATTGGAAATTCGAATCCTCTAGTAGGCAAAGAAGAATTTTATACAATAAATAGTTTCCAGCAAGATATTTTTTCTTCGCAACAGACGATCTTTAATAACAGTTTTGAACAGCCTATAAAATGGGAAGTTTATGTACTTGAACACGGAAGATGGCGTAAGACAAAAGAAAATGATAAAACAGGAAAAAAAGTTTCTTACACATTTTTACAAAAAAGTTTAACCAGAGATGGAATCCGTATTTTGGCACGCCGAGGTGATGATGTAACCCGCCTCAGTATTACACCTCACCCAGCCGAAAAACCAAAAATTGAAAGTATTGAACTGCTTGATAAAAATGGACAAAAACCAGTGAAAACGCTTTCCTACGGACAGACTCTTAAAGCAAGGGTTCACTGTCTCCACATGGAAAAGCAGAAAATATTTGTAACGCTATGGGAAGATGACGCTATTGGTGCGGGACACAATAAAGCAAATGAAAAAAATATAATACAGACACTTTCAGGAATTGTTAAAAATGGTAAAGCGGATGTTGAATTTTTGCTAAGACCAAGTTTTGCCAAAATTACAAATAAGAGTAAAGATGAGGGGGCTATTCATGAATACTATGTTACGACAGATTTTAATAAAGATAAAATTGCAAGTAATAATGTAAACATAAATGATCTTGATGCGCCTGTAGCAACTTATAAAAGTAAAGTTTCGATACAAAAGTCAGCGCCGGCTAAACCTAAAACTTCCTCGACGGAGCCAGTACAGTCAAAAACTAAGACTCTACCTTCTGGTTCTTCTTCTACTTCAAAAACTAAAGCAGAAATTACCAATGTTCATTTTACAGATACAGCAGGACATGCAATAAGTGGAGTTTTTAAAGATAAACAAATCAAAGTTTGGATAGACTCTAATGGTTTGATAGATAAAGAAATACGTCTTAAGTTGTATGATGAAGATGGGATTTCTGATGATTTATTATTTGATGAAAAATTTATTATTAAATCAAATATATATTCTGTAGTTGTTCCTCTTAATCAAATTCCAAGAAGTAAAGGTGGAGGTTATTGGGGAGAAGGAGCAGAACAGGAATTGTTTGCCGATGTTGAAATACTTCAAACCAAAGATCATACAAAGAGTGAAGTAGTAGATGTAGATGCAAAAGTTTTTAAACCGGATCCTGTAGAACAAACTAATAAAGTTGCGAAAATTTGTGAGGGGGCTAAAAATAATGGAAAAAATTGCGGTGAAAAATATTGCATAAAAAAAGGAGATAAAAGCGAATTAATCAGAGAAATAAATATTCGATTAGCTGGATTTGGAGGAAATGTGCCTACTAATGAATTTACAGATCGTACGGAGAAGATGATTAAGCAGTTTCAGCGAGATTATATGAAGGTTTCAGAAACTGGTAAAGTTTGTGGTAATGTGTTAAGAGCTATTGATGATTTTCAAAATAAATTTCCGATTGATTTTACAGAAGCAAAGTGCAAGTGCGGAAAATGCACAGGTTTTGGAGACGCAAGTAATAAAGGTAAATACTCGGACAAAAATATCGAAGCTTTTCATAAATATGAATATCCTGGAATTCACCGATCATTACTTTCTTCCCTTAGAAGTGTAAAGTTTTATTTAACAAAAGACGGTCGATATAGTTTTAATAAAATTAATTCAGGATACAGATGTAGATTTCATCCAGAATACTTAAAAAAAGCAACCACTAATCACATGGGTAAAGCTTTAGATTTACACTTTAATAATAAAAATGGCAGAACGAAAAAGACCACTGATATGGAAATTATTAGAAAAGATATCTTTAATAAATATTTAGATGCAAAATGGGATTGGAAAACAAGAAATATTTTTAATTTGGAATCTAGCGCCATCGGTGCGGTAACATGGGTTCACTATGATGTAAGAGAGTTTGATTCAGTTTACTTGTCGGATGATCTTTTTGTTAAAAATGTCAATGATTTAAATGGAAAAAGTATAGTGGCTTTAGCAACAGAATTAGGTTTTGTTAAAACTTGTAACTGTTTAGCAGAATATTCTGTTATAATGAATGAAAAAAATACTTTTAAGAGTAAAAAATATAAATGGGCTCATAGTGAATTTGGAAATTTGATAGCAATGAAAGAATCGTCAGATAATTATAATATTTGTAATAAAACAAAAGGAGGATATCAATTAATTAATAATGTAAAAGTTGTTGAGCTGACAATTGAAGAGGTTCAGAAAAAACAAAAAGATAGGGATTTATTTGCAGTAGGACGTTATCAATTAATACCAAATACATTAAATGATGCAGTTGACAAATTAACACTTGATATAGATCAAAAATTAGATGATGAAATGCAAGATAAAATATTTGATGAATATTTAATTACAGTAAAAAGACCAAATATTATTGCATATCTAGAGAATGATGGTAGTGTAGAAGATGCAATGTATGCATCTGCTATGGAATGGGCAAGTATTGGAGTGCAAAAAGGTAAACGTATAAGCGACAAACTAGTCAAAAATGATAATAAAATTACAAAAACTATCAGATATGCTGAAGGTGGAGAATCGTATTATGCAGGAGATGGATTAAATAAAGCACACATAACTCCTGAACAAATTAAAACTACCTTAATAAATTCAAAAAATGAAAATAGATAA
- a CDS encoding universal stress protein, with product MIPPLTIIAATNFSAIANNAVNYAAGLAKVTGAKLVLFNSFSLSVHSANSHITADAMQKQIEKAASRLENLGKELADLFKIEVNSICNFSFLEDELPSIISQTDASLVVMGMAERSFEQELLGNTTTTVIKNLNIPVLAVPEKARFENVQKVLYACDALGFSAIKKFSWMKRVIGNLGAEIEFFSVDEKLDALKEEQNKILLNSTIEKEFEEVKYLYKTVRSNAVINEIKKEIKSYEADILVMVPQKYGFWDSLVHKSKTRIMAAGLDIPLLSFPNY from the coding sequence ATGATTCCACCACTTACTATAATAGCTGCGACTAACTTTTCTGCTATAGCAAACAACGCAGTTAACTACGCCGCAGGACTTGCAAAAGTTACTGGGGCAAAATTAGTTTTATTTAATTCGTTTTCCTTGAGCGTTCACAGCGCTAACTCTCACATAACTGCAGACGCCATGCAGAAACAAATTGAAAAAGCAGCTTCGAGACTTGAAAATTTAGGGAAAGAACTTGCTGACCTTTTTAAAATCGAGGTAAATTCCATCTGTAATTTCTCTTTTTTAGAAGACGAACTTCCGTCTATAATTTCTCAAACTGATGCCAGTTTAGTAGTAATGGGAATGGCAGAACGCTCTTTTGAACAGGAATTACTGGGAAATACAACAACAACAGTCATTAAGAATTTGAATATTCCGGTTTTAGCAGTTCCAGAAAAAGCCCGCTTCGAAAATGTACAAAAGGTACTTTATGCGTGCGATGCACTAGGTTTTTCGGCTATTAAAAAATTCAGCTGGATGAAAAGAGTAATCGGAAATCTTGGCGCTGAAATTGAATTTTTCAGTGTCGATGAGAAATTAGATGCACTTAAAGAAGAACAGAATAAAATTTTATTAAACTCAACAATCGAAAAAGAGTTTGAAGAAGTGAAATATCTCTATAAAACAGTACGCTCAAATGCTGTGATTAATGAGATAAAGAAAGAAATTAAAAGTTACGAAGCTGATATTTTAGTTATGGTACCCCAAAAATATGGTTTTTGGGATTCTCTGGTTCATAAAAGTAAAACCAGAATAATGGCAGCAGGATTAGACATCCCATTATTATCGTTTCCGAATTATTAG
- a CDS encoding beta-ketoacyl-ACP synthase III, protein MNAVITAIGGFVPSSILTNKKISETVDTSEEWIEKRTGIKERRIADCNTATSDLASAAIENLFENYNVDRLEVEALLVATATPDHILAPTASIVCEKSGLANAFGFDMNAACSGFLYALEMGANMIESGRYSKIIVVGADKMSSIVDYEDRNTCILFGDGAGAVLLEKTESDNGLMKTILKTDGSGTSSLLVPSGGSRNPTSMQSLLHRTNYLKQEGAFVFKKAVASMSQVSQDALAKNELHAAQIDWVIPHQANLRIINAVSESLNIDSEKVKVNIDRYGNTTSATVPLCLWDFKEDFKLGQNLLITTFGAGFSWGATCLKWGVMREKKAVETIKTDTVNENVLVAH, encoded by the coding sequence ATGAATGCAGTTATAACAGCTATAGGTGGTTTTGTACCATCATCAATCCTAACCAATAAAAAAATTTCAGAAACCGTTGATACATCCGAAGAATGGATCGAAAAACGTACTGGAATAAAAGAACGTAGAATTGCAGATTGTAATACGGCAACCTCAGACCTTGCCAGTGCTGCAATTGAAAACCTTTTCGAAAATTATAATGTAGACCGTCTGGAGGTTGAAGCTTTGCTTGTAGCAACGGCAACTCCTGATCATATTCTGGCACCAACTGCTAGTATTGTGTGCGAAAAAAGCGGTCTGGCAAATGCTTTCGGATTTGACATGAATGCGGCCTGCAGCGGTTTTTTATATGCGCTGGAAATGGGAGCAAATATGATCGAAAGCGGACGTTATTCTAAAATAATTGTCGTTGGAGCAGATAAAATGAGCTCGATCGTTGATTATGAAGACAGAAATACGTGTATTCTTTTTGGTGATGGAGCAGGAGCAGTTTTATTAGAAAAAACAGAATCGGATAACGGATTAATGAAAACTATTTTGAAGACTGACGGAAGCGGAACCTCTTCATTGTTAGTCCCTTCAGGAGGATCAAGAAATCCAACTTCTATGCAGAGCCTTTTGCACAGAACTAATTATTTGAAGCAGGAAGGTGCTTTTGTATTTAAGAAAGCTGTTGCTTCTATGAGTCAGGTTTCACAAGATGCTTTGGCTAAAAATGAATTACACGCAGCACAAATTGATTGGGTAATTCCGCATCAAGCGAACTTAAGAATTATAAACGCAGTAAGCGAAAGCCTGAATATCGATTCTGAAAAGGTAAAAGTCAATATTGATCGTTACGGAAACACAACATCGGCAACTGTTCCGTTGTGTTTATGGGACTTTAAAGAAGACTTTAAACTAGGTCAGAATTTATTGATTACTACTTTTGGCGCGGGATTTTCGTGGGGAGCAACTTGTTTAAAATGGGGTGTTATGCGCGAAAAGAAAGCAGTTGAAACGATCAAAACTGATACTGTAAATGAGAATGTTTTAGTGGCGCACTAA
- a CDS encoding sensor histidine kinase — protein sequence MGRQKQNKKSGKNFFYKYYRIIVIPAVFLVYLSSYYFLNPYRNFEDQGLLNLDQTFDIFVILLYCTILTELTLFVGRRLNYYIRWDQNPAFRAIAQFICLIAGNILLNYFFFCLWDYLYPRIDFEENELVIIWQSKIMAAIISLFISAIHTGTFLLNRWRLNSEETAELKIKASELQEAVTRSELESLKLQLDPHFIFNNFSTLTELIYENQDEAASFLENITRVYRYMISNLNKDTISVQEEIAFLNAYFYLLKKRLGEKIDLKIQVDQSCMGLHLPPLTLQLLVENAVKHNMATLSCPLKILVYSDLKNIIVQNNLQRTAGKSLASTKIGNKNIEFRYKILFDQMPDFCESNGNYYARLPLI from the coding sequence ATGGGAAGACAAAAACAAAATAAAAAATCAGGAAAGAATTTTTTCTATAAATACTACAGAATTATAGTAATTCCAGCTGTTTTTTTAGTGTATTTGTCTTCCTATTACTTTTTAAATCCATACAGAAATTTTGAAGATCAAGGTCTGCTAAATTTAGATCAGACTTTTGATATCTTCGTTATTCTGCTGTATTGTACCATACTTACGGAGCTTACGCTTTTTGTAGGCAGAAGATTAAATTATTACATACGCTGGGACCAAAATCCGGCTTTTAGGGCGATCGCGCAGTTTATATGCTTAATCGCCGGGAATATTCTTTTAAACTATTTTTTCTTCTGTTTATGGGATTATCTCTATCCGCGAATAGATTTTGAAGAAAACGAATTGGTAATTATTTGGCAGTCTAAAATTATGGCCGCTATTATTTCCCTATTTATAAGCGCCATTCATACCGGAACATTTTTGCTGAACAGATGGCGTTTGAATTCTGAAGAAACAGCCGAATTAAAAATCAAAGCATCAGAATTGCAGGAAGCGGTTACGAGATCTGAATTAGAATCTTTAAAACTGCAGTTAGATCCGCATTTTATTTTCAATAATTTCAGTACGCTGACAGAATTAATTTATGAAAATCAAGACGAAGCGGCTTCTTTTTTGGAAAATATCACAAGAGTGTATCGTTACATGATTTCTAATTTGAATAAAGATACCATTAGTGTACAAGAAGAAATAGCATTTTTAAACGCTTATTTTTATCTTTTAAAGAAAAGGCTTGGCGAAAAAATCGATTTAAAAATTCAGGTAGACCAGTCTTGTATGGGACTTCATTTACCGCCTTTGACTTTACAGTTACTGGTTGAAAATGCTGTAAAACACAATATGGCGACTTTATCTTGTCCGCTTAAAATTTTGGTCTATTCGGATCTGAAAAATATTATTGTTCAAAATAACTTACAGCGAACTGCTGGAAAAAGTCTGGCTTCTACCAAAATTGGGAATAAAAACATAGAATTTCGGTACAAAATATTATTTGACCAAATGCCGGATTTTTGCGAATCTAACGGAAATTATTATGCGCGTCTGCCATTAATTTAG
- a CDS encoding LytR/AlgR family response regulator transcription factor, translating into MKILIVEDESINASRLKRLLEELEPNCEILGIIDTVVDTVAWLSSNPAPDIITMDIRLADGLSFSIFEEINITCPVIFTTAYDEYAIRAFKVNSIDYLMKPIEKSELEYALTQFKSLARKEIGVPNIAGIIKELIHKPKYRLRFLVTYRDGYKSVDVSDIDFVYSEFKTSNLFLKSGVVIAIPQTMEELEHELDPNIFFRANRKVFIRAESIYSIANYFNSKLKIQLKLDPEREVIISREKTPFFKQWMDR; encoded by the coding sequence ATGAAGATTTTAATTGTAGAAGATGAAAGTATAAACGCCAGCCGCTTAAAAAGACTGCTCGAAGAACTGGAACCCAATTGTGAAATTCTAGGGATTATCGATACAGTTGTTGATACGGTGGCGTGGCTCAGCTCAAATCCTGCTCCAGATATTATCACAATGGATATTCGATTGGCAGACGGACTTAGCTTTTCTATTTTTGAAGAAATCAACATAACTTGTCCAGTCATTTTTACAACTGCTTATGATGAATATGCCATTCGCGCTTTTAAAGTCAACAGCATCGATTATTTGATGAAACCAATTGAGAAAAGCGAACTGGAATATGCCTTAACCCAATTCAAATCTTTAGCCCGAAAAGAAATTGGTGTTCCAAATATTGCCGGAATCATAAAAGAGCTGATTCACAAACCCAAATACAGATTGCGCTTTTTGGTTACTTATCGCGACGGCTATAAAAGCGTAGATGTTTCGGATATTGATTTTGTGTATTCTGAGTTTAAAACGAGTAATTTGTTTTTAAAATCGGGTGTAGTGATTGCTATTCCGCAGACCATGGAAGAATTGGAACATGAATTAGATCCAAATATCTTTTTTAGGGCTAACAGAAAGGTTTTTATTCGTGCCGAAAGTATTTATTCTATTGCAAATTATTTCAATTCAAAACTTAAAATTCAACTGAAATTAGATCCTGAACGCGAAGTAATTATCAGCAGGGAAAAAACACCTTTTTTTAAGCAGTGGATGGATCGATGA
- a CDS encoding helix-turn-helix domain-containing protein — protein sequence MSKISTYSLEHHKSLFTDEINTKDYFYVQIQDHPYIEVPYRAESYAIEFLKKGSIIMQTRLDKIVIEAPAILAIGPNVIRSFTKNSEEILMDIIFFKPEFFLKSQSNIFFLSQFDFFENSDMHVFSLEKKTKPKFEKLFNLIEEIISIEHFHQSSILRSYLYILIFELDAIKNAFSNKEIQNPLFEKFKEIVEKDFIKHRSPAYYADHLNVTRKYLSEVIKNNSGKTTREWIDTMVILEAKVLLHNKSLTINQISDTLNFSNQSVFGKFFKTQTGISPLEYRINN from the coding sequence ATGAGCAAAATCAGCACTTATTCACTCGAACATCACAAAAGTTTGTTTACAGATGAAATCAATACAAAAGACTATTTCTATGTTCAGATTCAAGATCATCCTTATATAGAAGTTCCTTATCGTGCAGAAAGTTACGCAATTGAATTTCTAAAAAAAGGAAGTATTATAATGCAGACGCGGTTGGATAAAATCGTTATTGAAGCTCCTGCAATACTTGCGATTGGCCCTAATGTCATTAGAAGTTTTACCAAAAACAGCGAAGAGATTTTGATGGATATTATCTTTTTTAAACCTGAGTTTTTTCTCAAAAGCCAGAGTAATATCTTTTTTCTTTCTCAATTTGATTTTTTCGAAAACAGCGATATGCACGTATTTTCTTTGGAGAAAAAGACAAAACCAAAATTCGAAAAACTTTTCAATTTAATTGAAGAAATCATCAGCATAGAACATTTTCATCAATCTTCTATTTTGAGAAGTTATTTGTACATTTTAATTTTTGAGCTGGACGCCATAAAAAATGCTTTTTCAAATAAAGAAATCCAAAATCCTTTGTTCGAAAAGTTTAAAGAGATTGTAGAGAAAGATTTTATAAAACATCGATCGCCGGCATATTATGCAGATCATTTGAATGTGACCCGAAAATACCTTTCTGAAGTTATTAAAAACAACAGCGGCAAAACCACACGCGAATGGATTGATACTATGGTAATTTTAGAAGCTAAAGTTTTACTTCACAACAAATCATTAACGATCAACCAGATAAGCGATACTTTGAACTTTTCCAATCAATCTGTTTTTGGAAAATTTTTTAAAACTCAAACTGGAATTTCTCCATTAGAGTACCGAATAAACAATTAA
- a CDS encoding PAS domain-containing sensor histidine kinase, with the protein MKPIYNDKGKVEDFLVLLLNTYMLDWIDNVSYQGRKYSEVFPNLKETNILEQFIITAETGVTANFEQWYEGIASKHWFRFTAVKQDELLVVTKEDITEKKQAENALNNALVVAEKQKRLYDSVINTTPDLVYVFDLDYKFTYANKALLTMWGKSADDSIGRGLRENGYEEWHALMHEREIDFVAAEKKSIRGTVSFPHAELGKRVYDYIFAPVFNEKGEVEAIAGTTRDITEIKLAEEKLQQSESRFRNMIEQSPIAMLLSRGEDVIIETINQPMLKFMNKSSADEALGKRMIDALPELSGQPALQVVIDVQKTGIPFRGDEQPVDLVIDGKLQRRYFNFSYDCIKDTDDNSSVLHVAVDVTDRVLARKKLEVSESRLKSMINQTPAATLVLKGDNLVIEQINKHMLQLIGRGDEIIGMPLIDVLPELEGQYVWEQVQNVYYKGIAFDQAEVLVPHNRTGTMVDYYYNLAYRPLIEEGKITGMIQVAVDVTQQVVARQKMQESESRFRALVNASSDVVYRIDADWKVMRSIHGIGSFSDSEETVVHWLDKFFHQNDREKVISLIAKSIADKNIFELEHKTTHKDGTVGWTFSRLVPILDAQNNIIEWFGAASDITSQKQMQQVIKDSEEKFRQLADLVPQIIWTGKPDGYVDYYNRRWYEYTGVDDDKYGDTSWFPKMHPDDGPLVLEKWYECVKTGVSYQLEFRLRNGKTGEYRWFLSKAVPIRDKSGAITKWFGTCTDIHEQKAIREELEILVAERTKELQRSNDDLQQFAHVASHDLKEPVRKIKTFVGRLEDHLQGKLDDSTSRYIDRIHVAADRMFNMIDGVLSYSKINSDSQNTTLVDLNEIIKSIEIDLEVSLQKTGGKIYSQNLPALEGASVLLYQLFYNLINNSIKFAKEGTTPEITITSEKSIYKGKNAAVITLKDKGIGFDNDQAGQIFETFTRLNSKDRYEGTGLGLSLCKKIAERHGGTIAAFGIPDKEAVFIITLPLEQHVNDI; encoded by the coding sequence ATGAAGCCCATATATAATGACAAAGGGAAAGTAGAAGATTTTTTAGTTTTACTGCTCAATACTTACATGCTCGACTGGATTGACAATGTCAGTTATCAGGGAAGAAAATACAGTGAGGTTTTTCCTAATCTAAAGGAAACTAATATTCTGGAACAATTTATTATAACTGCCGAAACAGGGGTAACCGCTAACTTTGAGCAATGGTATGAAGGAATTGCAAGTAAACACTGGTTCCGATTTACTGCTGTAAAGCAAGACGAACTTTTAGTAGTTACAAAAGAAGATATCACAGAAAAAAAACAAGCAGAAAATGCTTTAAATAATGCACTTGTAGTTGCAGAAAAACAAAAGAGACTTTACGATTCTGTTATAAATACAACTCCCGATCTGGTTTATGTATTCGATTTGGATTATAAATTTACGTATGCCAACAAAGCTTTATTGACCATGTGGGGTAAGTCTGCTGATGATTCAATCGGCCGTGGCTTGCGCGAGAATGGTTATGAAGAATGGCATGCTTTGATGCATGAAAGAGAAATTGATTTTGTAGCAGCTGAGAAAAAATCCATTCGAGGGACAGTTTCTTTTCCGCATGCAGAATTAGGGAAGCGTGTATACGACTATATATTTGCACCTGTTTTTAATGAAAAAGGAGAAGTTGAGGCCATTGCTGGAACAACTCGAGATATTACAGAAATAAAGCTGGCAGAAGAAAAACTACAGCAAAGTGAAAGTCGTTTCCGTAACATGATTGAACAGTCACCTATAGCAATGCTGCTTTCAAGAGGCGAAGACGTTATTATTGAAACGATCAATCAGCCGATGCTTAAGTTTATGAACAAAAGCAGTGCAGACGAAGCTCTTGGAAAAAGAATGATTGATGCCCTGCCAGAACTTTCAGGACAGCCTGCGCTTCAAGTTGTTATTGATGTACAAAAAACAGGTATTCCGTTTAGAGGAGATGAACAGCCTGTAGACTTGGTAATTGATGGAAAACTGCAGCGTCGTTATTTTAATTTTTCTTACGACTGCATAAAAGATACAGATGATAATTCATCAGTTTTGCATGTCGCAGTGGATGTAACAGATCGCGTTTTAGCTAGAAAAAAACTGGAAGTCAGCGAAAGCAGATTAAAATCTATGATTAATCAGACTCCGGCTGCAACCTTAGTTTTAAAAGGAGATAACCTTGTTATAGAACAGATTAATAAACATATGCTTCAATTAATTGGCCGCGGTGACGAAATTATCGGGATGCCATTAATAGATGTTCTTCCAGAATTGGAAGGACAGTACGTGTGGGAGCAGGTACAAAATGTTTATTATAAAGGAATAGCGTTTGACCAAGCTGAAGTACTTGTTCCTCATAATAGAACAGGAACTATGGTAGATTACTACTATAATCTGGCATATCGTCCTTTAATCGAAGAAGGAAAAATAACTGGAATGATTCAAGTTGCAGTAGATGTTACGCAGCAGGTAGTTGCCAGACAAAAAATGCAAGAGAGTGAGAGCCGTTTTCGTGCTTTGGTAAATGCATCTTCAGATGTTGTGTACCGCATAGATGCCGATTGGAAAGTAATGAGAAGTATACATGGAATAGGTTCATTTTCAGATAGTGAAGAAACTGTAGTCCATTGGTTAGATAAATTTTTTCATCAAAATGACCGCGAAAAGGTAATCAGTCTTATTGCAAAATCTATAGCAGACAAAAATATATTTGAATTAGAACATAAAACGACGCATAAAGACGGCACTGTCGGCTGGACGTTTTCGAGATTAGTGCCTATATTAGATGCTCAAAATAATATCATTGAGTGGTTTGGTGCAGCGAGCGATATTACTTCGCAAAAGCAAATGCAGCAGGTTATTAAAGACAGCGAAGAGAAATTTAGACAGCTCGCAGATCTGGTTCCTCAAATTATCTGGACCGGAAAGCCAGATGGTTATGTAGATTATTACAACAGACGCTGGTACGAATATACAGGTGTTGATGATGATAAATATGGTGATACAAGCTGGTTTCCTAAAATGCATCCCGATGACGGACCGCTTGTTTTAGAAAAATGGTACGAATGTGTTAAAACAGGTGTTTCATATCAGTTGGAATTCCGTTTAAGAAATGGAAAAACTGGAGAATATCGCTGGTTTTTAAGTAAAGCTGTACCCATAAGAGATAAAAGTGGAGCTATAACCAAGTGGTTTGGAACCTGTACAGATATTCATGAACAAAAAGCAATTAGAGAAGAATTAGAAATTTTAGTAGCAGAGCGAACCAAAGAACTGCAGCGTTCCAATGACGACTTACAACAATTTGCCCACGTTGCATCGCACGATTTAAAGGAGCCGGTCAGAAAAATAAAAACTTTTGTTGGTCGCCTTGAAGATCACCTGCAGGGAAAATTAGACGATTCTACCTCAAGGTACATTGACAGAATTCACGTAGCAGCAGATCGTATGTTTAATATGATTGACGGCGTACTTTCATACTCTAAAATTAATTCAGATTCACAGAATACTACTTTAGTAGATTTAAATGAAATTATAAAAAGTATAGAAATCGATCTGGAAGTTTCATTGCAGAAGACCGGCGGAAAAATTTACAGCCAAAATCTTCCAGCATTAGAAGGGGCTTCGGTACTACTTTATCAGTTATTTTACAATCTGATCAATAATTCTATTAAATTTGCAAAGGAAGGTACAACTCCAGAAATAACAATTACGTCAGAAAAAAGTATTTATAAAGGAAAAAATGCCGCTGTAATTACTTTAAAAGATAAAGGAATTGGATTTGATAACGATCAGGCCGGACAAATTTTTGAAACATTTACACGCTTGAATTCTAAAGATCGTTATGAAGGAACAGGATTAGGATTGTCACTTTGTAAAAAAATTGCTGAGCGCCATGGTGGAACCATTGCCGCTTTTGGAATTCCAGACAAAGAAGCTGTATTTATTATAACGCTGCCATTGGAGCAGCATGTAAATGATATTTAA
- a CDS encoding response regulator — MEKKTILLADDDMDDTEMFCEALADVDESIICYTAINGNEAIKKLNELKEDLPDIIFLDLNMPIMNGWDCLKYLKQHERYKDIPVIMISTSSHKNDLDTATSLGAICYFVKPNNFNDLKHVLRSITSNIQKGLKEVIASLHAEGFRHLFSCEESNLK; from the coding sequence ATGGAAAAAAAGACAATATTGCTGGCAGATGATGATATGGACGACACAGAAATGTTTTGTGAAGCATTAGCTGATGTTGACGAAAGCATAATTTGTTATACGGCAATAAATGGGAATGAAGCTATCAAAAAACTAAATGAGTTGAAAGAAGATCTTCCAGATATTATTTTTTTGGATTTGAATATGCCAATAATGAACGGATGGGATTGTCTCAAGTATTTGAAACAACATGAACGTTATAAAGATATTCCTGTGATTATGATTTCAACATCATCACACAAAAATGATTTGGACACAGCAACAAGCTTAGGGGCTATCTGCTATTTTGTTAAACCAAATAATTTTAACGATTTAAAACATGTGCTGAGATCTATTACATCCAATATTCAGAAAGGTTTAAAAGAAGTAATAGCAAGTCTTCATGCGGAAGGTTTCCGACATCTTTTTAGTTGTGAGGAAAGTAATCTAAAATAA